From Arachis hypogaea cultivar Tifrunner chromosome 3, arahy.Tifrunner.gnm2.J5K5, whole genome shotgun sequence:
AGGCGTCACAATATCCTTCAACCAAGCAGACTTCAGATCGGCAAGCCCTAACCTCGACGACCCAGTGGTAATTTCCATCCAGGTCGGAGAACTGTTGGTAAGAAAAACGTTGCTCGACCCAGGTAGTAGCACTGATGTTTTGTTTTATTCCActtttacaaaaatgaaattatCAGAAAAACTGATACAGCCCTCCTCGGGAGAGCTAATTGGGTTCTCCGGAGAGAGAGTCCCCATCATGGGACACATATGGCTAAAGACCACAATGGGAGAAATTCCTATGTCAAAGTCAGTTGATATTCAATACCTAATAGTAAACTGCTATAGCCCTTACAATATTATAATTGGGAGACCCGCCCTGAATATATTCAGAGCGGTGGTATCCACATTACACCTGTATGTCAAGTTTCCAGTGCAGGAGAACCAGATAGCTACGGTATATGTCGATCATCAAGAAGCTCGGCAGTGCTACAATGCTAGTCTAAAAGTAATCCAAACAAAACAAGAAACTCGGCCCCAGGTTCAAGCAATCCACACTTCTGCCGACACAGCGACACTAGCTGACCTAGACCCGAGGGAAGATCTCGGCGAAAGACCTTGGCCGATGGACAACCTTCAAGAAATAACACTAACAGAAGATGACAAACAATACACATATATAGGAAAAGCATTAGAGGGGGGAGACCGAGCAAGACTCATACACATACTGCGTAAAAACGCCGACCTTTTCGTGTGGACACCAGACGACATGCCCGGCATAAACCCAGAAGTCATATGCCACAAGTTAGCAATTGATAAAACAGTCCGACCAGTTGCACAGAAGAAAAGGAACCTCGGAGAGGAGAAAAAACAAG
This genomic window contains:
- the LOC140183669 gene encoding uncharacterized protein yields the protein MKLSEKLIQPSSGELIGFSGERVPIMGHIWLKTTMGEIPMSKSVDIQYLIVNCYSPYNIIIGRPALNIFRAVVSTLHLYVKFPVQENQIATVYVDHQEARQCYNASLKVIQTKQETRPQVQAIHTSADTATLADLDPREDLGERPWPMDNLQEITLTEDDKQYTYIGKALEGGDRARLIHILRKNADLFVWTPDDMPGINPEVICHKLAIDKTVRPVAQKKRNLGEEKKQAALEETQKLLNAGFIREIRFTTWLSNVVMILMHPEDQSKTAFITEHGNFCYKVMPFGLKNAGATYQRLMDKVFQQQISRNMEVYVDDMVAKTPMQGSHCDDLVEIFKQLRAYNMRLNPDKCAFGVQGGKFLGFMLTSRGIEANPEKCKAVLK